In Callospermophilus lateralis isolate mCalLat2 chromosome 15, mCalLat2.hap1, whole genome shotgun sequence, the genomic stretch AAAAAATTCTTGAAAAACTATATCAAGTAAAAAAGATGTGCCTCACCCTTACCTCACACAATACACAAGAATTAAATGAATCCTTTGCTTAAATATAAAAGTCAAAGCTATAagactttaagagaaaacaaatctcTGCCAACTTGGgttagaaaaaatatttcttagcaGAACCCAAAAAAGCATTAATTATAAACATATGGTAGATTGGActtcataaatattaaaaagttctgctCTTCAAAAGAGACAattaaaggctggggatgtagctcagtggtagagcacctgcctagcatgtatgcatgtggccatgggtttgattcccagcaacacacacacacacacacacacacccacacacacatacacttagAAAAGGAATAGGGAAGCCACAGATTAGATGAGTATGTGGAACACATATATCTAATAGATGTATCCAAAACACATCTTAAAACTCCTACAACTCAGTGAGAAACAGATAACCTACTTTAATGCTACTTGCATAGTAAAATTGTACAGACATTTTGGAAAATTGGCATTTTCCTATAAAGTTAAATGTCTATGTAGGTGTTTACTGAAAAGAACTAAAACATCTGTGTTTTTAAAACTAGTACAAGAGTGTCCATAGAAGCTTAATTCAGAATATTCCCAAATTAGATATAACATAGATGTCAATCAATAGGAGAAtggctaaaaaaataaacccctgtggtatattcatacaataGATCTCTCCTCAACAACAGAAAGGAATGAGCTATGGAATACACAAGGGCATGGATACACCTCAAATATGCTAATCGAAAGAAGCATGGAATGGATGGTTCTATTCCAATGAAGTTCTAGAACTTGCAAGATTAATCTGTGACGATAGAAGTAGAACAGTAGAGAGCTGGGGGCGGGATGGACATGGATTGACTGGAAAGGAACAGGGGGAATGTTCTGGGGAGGTAGGACATTCTGTGTCTCATTAGACGTATGGAATACGTGGACGCTGTGCTTATCAAAACTCATCAAATGCTCTGCGTATGACTTTTACATTTCATTATGTAAATCAAGCCTTGGTAAGAAAAAATAAACTCCtaagataaaaggaaaaaaaattgaattctgCATAGGGGAAAAATACTTCTCTTATCAGAGCCATAGCACACAGCAGAAAGGCTCAGGTGATCTGAGGGTTACTGGCCGGCCTGGCAGAAGCGGGGGCGGAGAGCTTCCTGGAGCAGAGCAAGAGGGTGAGTCAGGAGTGTGCAGACCCAAGTATCTCATCCCCATCTGGCCAGAGCAGGCCAGAATGACATCATATGTGGGACCTCACCCTGCTGTGTGTGATCTGGCTGGGAGAGTGACCTTCTGATGCTGGCCAGTGGTTTTTGAGCAGGTGTGGCCTGGCTGGGCTCAGAGAGGCACCACCTGAGCTCAGCACTCTGCTTCCTGTGACAATCCCCTTACATCTCTGTCATAAGCAAATAATTTGGCTTCCCTTCAAAGTGGCCCCTTGGCGTTCatgcaaaataaagaaatatttcccCTGCTTTCTATATCTTGCTGAGCCCCGCAAAAGCTGAGTCCCTTAGAAAAAGACTTTTACCTACCTCAGCTTCCCCGTGTTCCCACTGCAGTTTCTGAAGGATAATATCACCTGATATCACTAGCAAGTTGGACTTTCCCCTCTCcctcttgcacacacacacacatccaggcCCCTGCACTGCCCCCAGCAGACCCGCAGGCAGGCTGTCCTTGAATGCGTATATTATAATGCATATATAGAGCAGGTCCTAAAATGCACAGGCCCCTTAGGTGTATGAAGGGCGAAAGCTGAGCTCAGAGATTGCTCCCACCAGTGCACAGTCAGCCAGAGAAGAGCCAGTCTCCCCCACACATCAGCCCACGCAGACCTCGAAAGCTAAAGTGGTGTGTTGCTTCAGCTGCCACGGCAGCAGAAGGGACTCCGTTCCAAGCGTGTGGGGAAAGAAGGCTCTAGGATGCCTGCTCTgtcccctttccctctccctctgtCCTTATCTCTGTTGTGACATTCTCAAGCAAATTCACGAGTGAGATTGCCTCACCCACCCACCTCATGTCACAGACGGGAAATCTGCGTGTGTGGGGGGAATTGTCCAAAAGCCTGCGGTCAGTTAGGGTCAGAGATGAGACCAGACTCTGCCTCCCTGCTTGCAGTGCAGAGTTCTGTCTGCTGCAGAGTACTGCCAACCCATGGTCTCATGCTCTTTGGAAAGTACTGAAAATGGCTTGGGCTGGGGGCTCCTCTAATAAATGGCCTGCTGAGGACATCATCCTACTGCTGCTCTTTTCCTGGGGTGGGGGCATAATAGAAGGACCCTGGAATCACCAGCAAAGGAAGTCTCCCCTTCACTCGTACACTGGTAACATATTCACAAAGGTCCAGACCCTCAGAATAGCCCCCAGGAAGCCCAATGGAGTGAGATCAAGTCAGGCTCCCCATTCCTCTGGGCAGCCTGTCAGGGGCTCCGTGATAGGCAGGTTACAGGAGCTGCAGGTTGGACAGAGGAAGTGGAAGGCCTGCTTTGAAATATTCCATTTTTCAAAATGATGGGGCAGTTTTGTTGAGTGGTTAAAAGCATCCACTCTGGAAACCAACAGACCTGAGTGTTGCCCCCACTGGGTATGTGGCCATGAGACACGGTTCCTGAGCTTGCTAAATGGGAGGAACCAGTCTTTTAGCATCTGCTCAGCACACAGTAGCTGAGACTGGTTGCTCTGAAgactcagtttcagaactcagcagACACAGCACCCCGAGGCCAGCTCTGTGCTTCTGTAGCCGGTGTTCACTTCTCTGTGCTTCTGCGCGGGTGTTCACTGAAGTGAGCAGGAGGCAGTGTAGGAGGAGAGGAGCTGTCCACCATCCCGGTGCTGATCTGCCAGGACCGCAGGGGGCGGGGCTTTCAACCACTCAGGCGGCCCAGACACAGGCAGTGGTTGTGGGTTagtgggggaagggagagggatagGAACCTGGAATAAATGACTTTTCCTGAAGACTCTAGTTCTTCAGGATAAAAGACAAGCTCTACTGCCTCACTCCTGCCCAGAGACAGGAAATCAGCGAGGCCAGACATCtttagaagttagcacaaaccaagAGAAGCCTCTGTGGACTGGTTCCATGTCTCTCAGTCCAACACTCAGGAAGATCAAACACACACTTCTCTGCTCCTGGAGCCAGTCTGAGTTGCAAATAAAGGAGCTGCTCTGCCACTGgcaggtttaatggatttctgggGCGAGGTGCAGACCTCACTggctggctgtgtgtgtgtgtgtgtgaattcagTGGAGAGAAAAAGCTCTGCATCTGGGCCAGGCAGACTCTAGATGGACAGCAATTCTTTCCTTCTAATCAACAGTGGGGCAATCATGGTGGAGGACATGAAGCCCTGGTGTGAGGAGGAGCTGCATTTCATCTCAGATCTGCCTCAGTCTATTTGAGAGCTTGGGGAAGCTGCTTTGCTGTAAACCTCCGACATGCAATGGACGTAACCCCTATACCATGGACCACAAGAGGGGAAATGAACTTGAAGTGCTTAGCAGAAAGCCTGGCCCACAGCGAGCTCTCAGGCAGATAGTGAATTCCTACAGCACTCAGCTGGCCTACAGCCAAGGATCTAGCTTGGgaagagagggagaagaggaagagTGGGAGTGCTTGTTAATTGGCATCATTAGGAAAGACGGGGGATCAAATCTGGCATCAGAACAGAGTTGGGGTCATCTCACTTCCCCCCTCAGTTCCAGGACCCCAGCATGCTGCCTGACCTCTTTGaacctctgtttcctcatctgtatgaTGGGGTCATTGCAGCATTGTTTGCTCAGGGCTGCAGGGAAGAATAAATGAGATGAGGCAGGGAGCATCGCAGCAGAGCAAGCCTTGGGTGAATGTGGCCACACACGGGCTGTGTCCATCAGAGGGGAGCCTCAGCTTCTCCCTGGAGTTTCCAGCTGAGACTGTCAGGCAGCTGGCTCCCTCTTCCCTATGGCTGGGCCTGACACCTTCCAGGGCTGGCCTGTGGGGCCGGAGACAGCCACAGAGACTCAGGAGTGACAAAGACCTGTCCCTCAAACCAATTCTTAGGAGAGTAGATAAGTAAGCCAGAGGCCCAATGGCTGTTGGAAGAACTGTTCTATTGATTCTGCTTTCCCAGCATaagggctgggctgggggtgtgCGTAAACGGCAGGAGGGCCAATCTGATctgatagtgacagcagagagcaCTGGACAGTGAGAGGGCCCTGGTCAGCATTCCATGCCCTGGTCTGCCACTCACCAACCCATGTCATTATTCAAAGAATGGAAGGACACCTCTGTTAGGGTGTTGGCATCCTTATCTGTGCAACAAGAACATTTATGGTTCACTCTTGGAAATCCCAGAATTCTACAGGGATCACAAGAAGTAGCAGTTGTGTTAATGCTTTGAAAATGGAAGCCAGCTGATGGGCTCAGGTGGAGAGGCTGGCAGGGTTGAATCCTCAGTGTGACGGAATGCTCCAGGCCATGGAAGCCAGGAAGCCATCCTCTCAATGGGCCTGAACAGGCTCCTTCCTGGAGGCTCACCTTCTGCTCAAGAGCTTCAACTCCACGAAGCTGCCAGACCTCAGCTCTTAGGCATCTGCttgggcacctccttccccatggaGCATCAGTTATTGCCCCTCCCCCTCAACTTGCACACATCTAGAACTCTCTGCTTTGCCAAAGGAATGTGCTTTTGGTATTCACGTTGCCTCCACAGGACCTCTCTTGGGAGCCCTGGTACCACTCTGGTTCCCGTTCAGTTTATATCAGTATTTCCTCTTTCTGAAGATAACTGTGGAAAGGACCAGTGTAGTCATCAGCCCATGTTGAGAGTAGtaagtgtgtgtgcgtgtgtcatAAAGATACTGGTAGAGTAGAAAGAATGTGGGTTTTTATGTGCCATGGACTTGGTTTCGAACCCTGACTGTGCCATCACAGTCCATCGATGCCAACCTGGAACAAACTACTGGGCTCTCTGGGTCTTGACTCCTTCACTGGTCGAGATGGAATCATGATACAGATGCTGTAAGCATGGGCAATGGCGTGTGCATCCGGCTGCCTCTATGGAGCCCTGCTGATTAAGCCCTCCCTCGGGGCCCAGTTAGGGTATTTAATGAGTCATGTTAATGCTGTCATCAACATTCCATCACTGCCGACTCCTCTCTGGCTTGAAGTCCCCTGCTGTGCAGCTCTGCCAGGAGCAGTTCCCTGGCAGGCCCGCTCCAGGCCTTGTTGCCCCTGGTCCGGCAGGCTGCATTCTTGAGTCATTCCTGAAGGGTAGTGCGGACCTGTGTGCAGGCCAGGCCAGGGCCTGCATCTCCCTTCCTCAGTGACTGTGAACCCCTTGCTGGTGTCTAGGGCCATGTTAGAACCTATGCTTAGCAAGGCCCAACCTGGCTGAGGCCAAGGTGGCTGGGGACATGGTCTTTATGGAGAACAGTCCTCCCATAGCCCCACTGCGGGTAGGGAATTTGTTTAAAACCCAAAGAAATTGAGCTTCTTTTCCTTAGGAAACTGAGATAAAATATTCTGAGTGTCTGACATATTAACCTTTTGATGTTGCTTTTATGCAGTCAGGAAGCAAATAATCTTCAaaatgattgtgtgtgtgtgtgtgtgtgtgtgtgtgagagagagagagagagagagagagagagagagagagagagagagagagagacaggggaggaggggcagaacacaTGTATGCACACATGAAGGTAAAGCACAACTGTGTTCACTGGCTTCTGTTGGTGGTGGTCATTATTTTGATATTTCAAagttgagttttgttttgttttgttttttttaacttatatacCCAAAGACATCCAGAGACCTCTGGAATATACAGAAGGAGCCAATCTGTGGAGCTAGGGTGCAGGCTTCATACCTTGCCAACTCTGTCACTTAAGCTCTTTGGCTTCAGTGCCCTTACCTCTATGTTGTGGACAGTGATAAGCTCTTTCCCCCGTCACTGTTGCAGGATTACAGTGTGATCATGTTTGGACATGTTCTGTAAATTCTAACATTCTATGAGGATTTTACTTAACACTTTACATTCAGGCATCCAGCTGCCTGACCTGGCCACTTCTCATACAGCACGGTCCTCCAGTGTGGCCATGGACCACCCTCAGAATCACCTGAGAAGCTCATGAAGAGTGCAGAATCCAAGATCCTCTGATTGGGAAATGCTTGGTGTGACCAAGGAGTCTAAATCTTTAACCAACACCCAGGTTTACTAGTTAATTCTGCCAAACGCTAAAATGTGAGGATCAAGGATGGAGGCAGTGTCCCCCAAATATATtggttgatttgtttcctccattAATAGTGCTAGAGCACCTATCTTATTTCAGGAGCTATTCTGGGGAGGAACAGTCTTTGGAAGCAGGGGAGACACTCAGATGTATACCTCACTCTGACACCATATTCTAAATGTCTGTTGAAGACACATAGCCAACCCTGAAATCCATAGGACAGGTGGGGACCAAGAGACAGGGAAGATTCCTGGCAttcttctgttttcttctctgGGAAGAAaagttgcacacacacacacacacacacatacacacacacacacataacacacacacacacatacacaatcttGTATACTGCTCACCACAGCTCTAAAAGGTACTTATGGAAACTGAGGCTCTGGAGGTTAAGTGACTGGCCCAGGGTCCCATGGAATCTGTGAGTGATGTGCTGGTAAAATGTTTAACACAGGCTTGGAGGGTGGTGAGGCCTGATATGTGCAATTTGCTAGTTTCTATGGTACAAGTACTCCCAGCACGGCAAATTTCAAGCCTCCAATGTGCTGTCTTTGAAGGGGGCTGGAGAGGGATGCTGACAACCGGTAGGAGCTGGCTCCAGCTCTCTGCTGTATACAGTTGCCTTTCACACAAAGactgctgaggagtgccctctgtGGCAGTGCGGAGGGGAGAAGCCATTGATTTTCCTGCCCCCCTGCTGCCTCATTTCATGAGCGTCTGCACTGTGCTTGATGCTAGATGAGGGGAGGTAAGTCTGATGAGACCTCTGCCTTCAGGGTCGACTCAACAGTTATGGGAAAATGTCCCATCCGGCCACCACAGGCCCTACCAGGAGGCTTCAGGATAGGATTGTCTGTGCTCAGGATAGAGGTTGCTAATGGGGTGCAGGTGGCCCCTGGAGTAGGGAGCATCTTGTGGAGAGGAAGGCTAACTGTGGAGGCCGAGAGCTGCCACCTGTCTTTCCATCACACATCTTCCCCGGAGTCTGGTCCAGGAGCAGGAGGGTCACGGTCATTGCACCCTTTCCTGAGGGCAAGGTTGAGACTTTATATGTACATAGTTACTGTGGATGTCAACCACCATCCTCTCCATTTCCTGAAGAGTTCTGGCACATTGTGTCATCAGGTCCCTCATAAACTTGAACTTGCTGCTTCAGCAGACCCAGAGTGGACAGGTATGCAGTCTTCAGGGCTGACAGAAGGCAGCAGCTGGAACTCAGGGCGAAGATGCTGTGTATCAGGCCGACCGTGGACATGCAGGCTTCCCAGGTGGGAGCACTCAGGGTCAGCTATTGTCTTCTCCTGGCTAAGGTGGTGCCAAGGGGATGTCATAGTGAGCCTCACTGTCCCCTCAGCTGATCTGAGAATGCTGCTAAATCTCTGATTGACAGGCAATGACAAGGAGCCACCAGAAACTAAATGCCCAACAGTGCAGCAGCTGCCCTGGTGACAGACTGAGGAGGTGTCAGGAGATGCCTGGGCCCCTGGCCATGCAAGAGAGAGATGTGGGCTCCTTCTCCTCTCAGCAAAAGAAGCCCACCTGAGTTTTCCAGTTCAACGCACAGAGGGAGGAGCACAATGCCTGGGCAGCTCAGCAGTGGGACAGGTGGGCTAGGGCTGTACCCCTTCTCCTAGGCTAGCATTGTGGGGGGACAGGTGGTACAGAGGTGTGAAGGCGCAGGCATCCCTCCCTTCCAGGAAAGCCTTTCTTAACTCAGCCTGTCTGACACACAGAAGAGGAAGgcaggggaaggggagggagagccATGGGGAGCGATCACCCTGCACAGGAGCCTCAGGGCTCATTCCCTCCAAGTGTGTCAGTGTCAgcgagtgagagagagagtgtgagTGCGTGTGTATCCGTGGGGATTTCCATGACAGAAGCAGTCAGATtctagggagagaagggggaggggagagaacaAGAGGGGAGGAGAAAATTGGGGGTGGGAGAGACAGACGGAGAGACAGCAgagggagaaagagggagagggagaggaggagggggtgGAGGGGAGAGCAGAGGGGGAGAGCGGGCGAGAAGGAGCTAGCGGAGAGAGGGAGGCAGAGACAGCGAGCGAGCAGAGGGTGTGCAGAGCGAGGAGACTGAGAGGGACGGAGCGAGGGCAGGAGCGAGCAGAGAGCAGAGCAGAGGCAGAGCTGGGAGCGCCGGCCCTCAAGGATCCCAGGGCGTTAAAGGCTCCAGGTTCAGCAGCGCCTGGCACCGCGCGCTTGACCGAGGCGGTGCAGGGTCCGGGGGTGAGCTGAGCGCCCAGCTGCCAGCCCAGGAGGTGGCGCGGGCTCCGGGGTGGCTGCGCGTCCAGGTGCCTGCCCAGGGGGTGGAGCGGGGCTCGGGGCGGCCGCGCTTCCTCCAGGGAGCCATGGCGGCTGGGGCCAGGGGTCgcggggcggcggcggcggcgccgAGGGGCTGAGGCGGCCGCGGGCTGCGCCATGGCAGCGCCGGGTTGCGGACCCTGAGCGCGGGCGGCGGGCGCGCACCATGAACTCGTGGGACGCGGGCCTGGCGGGGCTGCTGGTGGGCACGATGGGCGTCTCGCTGCTGTCCAACGCGCTGGTGCTGCTCTGCCTCCTGCACAGCGCCGACATCCGCCGCCAGGCGCCGGCGCTCTTCACCCTCAACCTCACGTGCGGCAACCTGCTGTGCACCGTGCTCAACATGCCGCTCACGCTGGCCGGCGTCGTGGCGCAGCGGCAGCCGGCCGGCGACCGCCTGTGCCGCCTGGCCGCCTTCCTCGACACCTTCCTGGCCTCCAACTCCATGCTCAGCATGGCCGCGCTCAGCATCGACCGCTGGGTGGCCGTGGTCTTCCCGCTGAGCTACCGCGCTAAGATGCGCCTCCGCGACGCTGCGCTCATGGTGGCCTACACGTGGCTGCACGCGCTCACCTTCCCTGCGGCCGCGCTCGCCCTGTCCTGGCTGGGCTTCCACCAGCTGTACGCGTCCTGCACGCTGTGCAGCCGGCGGCCAGAGGAGCGTCTGCGCTTCGCGGTCTTCACCGGCGCCTTCCACGCGCTCAGCTTCCTGCTGTCCTTCGTTGTGCTCTGCTTCACGTACCTCAAGGTGCTCAAGGTGGCCCGCTTCCACTGCAAGCGCATCGACGTGATCACCATGCAGACGCTCGTGCTGCTGGTGGACATCCATCCCAGGTGAGGTGCCCGAGCCGTGCTCCGGGAACTCGGCGGGAAGTCGGTGGGAGTGGGGGTCTGGGTGTCCAGTGTGGATCGTGGGGGAACAACTCTTACACCAAGCTCCATTTCCTCCTCAGAAAGCCAGGGTAGGGAGGGGCCGTCCTCCGGACTTAGCAGGTGCCTGAACTCAACAGATCAGGGCCACCAAAAACATGTGTGACATTGGGCATGCCACTTTCTGAAGCAAAATCAGTCAGAACTAACTTGGGCTTCCTTGTCCTTGACTGTGTTTGTAGCTGTCAGTTTAAGTGACATGGGAAGGCAGTGGGCTCTGTTCACTGTTTAAGGTTTGACTCGGACCCTGAGTGGGTGGCCAGAGCCTTAGGAAGCCCTTGAGAGCTCTTCAAACTGAGCAGGGCTGCTCCTCTGGGCCTTTCCTCTCTCCAGTGTCTGGCACTGTCTGTGTCCTGAtcctctatgtgtgtgtgtgtgtgtgtgtgtgtgtgagagagagagagagagagagagagagagagcgagtccTTGCCAGATGGAACCAGGCTGTGCCTTTCCCTGTTGCTGGCTCTGAGGGGATGGAATTGCGCTCACCGTCCGGAAAGCACTGTCCAGTGTCACCTGGCCTTGGAGCCTGGAGACTCCTGAGACAGCCTGCCCACCCACTTCCATCCCCATCTAGCTGCTGTTTCTCAGGAGGGCAGAGGGAGGCAGCAAGCCCAAGTACTGCTGAGAACCTCTGCCATCCCCAGAACCTCCCCGGGAGAGGAAGGAACTGTAAGCTGAGCTGTCCTGAGCTCACCTGGCTTTCCCCATGAGATTAGGAAAGCAAAGAGGGAAAGTGTTGGTGTGTCTCTGCGAATGCTGCTGTTTATGTCCATGGAAAGCAGGCTCCCCCTCTGTTGCCTGAGACCCTAGGTAAGGGCTCTGGTATCCTGATACGTGCAGGAGGTGAGGCAGGCAGAGAGCCCTGGTGAGAGAAGCTAGGGCCCTCCTGCTGTGAGCAGAGCCCTGGACCCAGGGAGCTCAGTCCCCAGGATGCACATGTTCCTGCCCAGCACCTAGCAGACCGGAGGTGTCAGTCTGAACAAGGGTTCCTTGCTAAGCTTTTCAACCATGAGCAGTAGTGCGTGGTCCTTGAACCTTGCCATGCCTGCAcccataaaggcgtggagatacgtGTCCATTGTTGCGCCCAAGAACAGCCACTCCTGATTACATGCTAGAACATGCAAAATGTACAAGCGGCAGCTCTCACTGCCTGTGCCCGGCTCAGTGTATGGGAGGAACATGCTGCAGCCACACTCGCAGACCTGTCCCCTTCCCATCACCCTCCACTTTAGAAGGTGCATCCCTGGGGCTCAGGCCAGGACTGCTCTTAGAAGATGCAAGGAAATGTTGTTTAACTCAGGACTTGAACAAGTCCTAGAGAGGGCCCTGTCACCGTGAGTCTCACAGCagaggagaggtggaactggaaaAAGAATCAGTTCTTATTTAGACTAGTTCCTGTTCGACTCCTAGAAGCCGGGGGAGGCGGGCAGTGACTCCCTTTCAGCCCATTTAGGGGACAGGGGCAAGCAACAAAGCTCTCTCTCTTACTCCAAGCCAGACACTGTGGGAGAGTTCCTGGGGAGATCTTAGGGAAGGGCCCTCCTCTCCCCACTCCCCTCGGGGGGACCCCGAGGAGCTCCTGTACCTACCACCCCAGGCCCTTCAGGGCTCAGGAGCAGAACCAGCCTTGTTGGAGAGGACAGGTTTCTGGGCAGCCTCAGGCCCTGCCCAACTCCCAGAGGGCCCACTCACATCCAGGGTCAGGAGGCCCCGCCCGACTCCCCTTGCACCAGCTCCATGGATGCTGTGGAGCAGTGGGCCACTCAGCGGACACTGCCTTGCTCCTCCCTGAGGGCTTTTGCCCACCtagaagagacagacatgcctCAGGGGACTCCCTGACAGCTAGTCCTCTGGCATCTGTCTTGGCAGTTCCAAATTCTTCCTTCACACAAATGCAGAACTACACAGCTCGCTCTGGGGCTGTCTCTGCATCCCCTCACTGCGGCCTCCTCACCCAGTTTGGTGCCAAGAGCCTGTGTGACCGTGGGCGCCAGTCCTGGGTTTTCAGCAGCCAGACTTCTTTCTCTGAGCAGCCAGGGTGGCTGGTGGAGTTTGGGCTCTCTGGAAGTTTTTCTTAGCCTCCTGGGACCCATTTCAGGATCCCTGAGGCCCAGTGTGGCATTTGTCAGGAGGCCCTGGTGGTATCAGCTCTTCCTGCAGGATAGTAATGCAATGGGCAGCAAGCCATGCCCCTTTCTTCAACACCCCCAAACGGTAGGGACCTTCTCTTCTTTAAATACGGCCTTGAGCAGCATCCCGTGCCCCTGCCTGCCTATGGCATTTCCCCAGTGATTACCTTTTCGAGGCAGGTTGGAGTTTCCAATGTCTGACCCACACCAAGCCCTCCACTGGCTCAGCTCAGTGTGCACTTCTCTCTAGTCCCAACTCCTGACCCGCTACAGCCATCCCTCCCTGGTGCTGCCAGGCATGGATGCAGATGCCTGCTCTATCCAGTCCACTGCAGGGCCAGGCTCATTGGTTTGGGTTAAGGACTTTTCAGAAGGAGGATGCTGAAAGAGGACTCAACCCAGAAGCAGCCTGGGCTcccccctaaaaattcaaagggtctGCAGGGCCTCCCCTCTATGTCCTATGAACCATGCCCACAGAGGCTGACTGACAGCTGGCTCTGGAGGTGGTGGCATCATAGTCAGAACCTCACCATGCCCTTgacttttcagatgaggaaactgggagACACAGGAAGTGAGGCACTCGCCTGATTTAGCAGATCTAGAAAGTAGCTTGAGTCCAGAATCATCCCCTGGTCCGTGGAGCAGTTAGGCAAATGGAGGCTCACCAGCAGTGTGTCTAGACATGTAGATGCTCTAAACTAAGCTCACTAACTGGCAAATGGAACATGTTCTGTCCCCTTGCTTTGGCAAATACACCTTTCCTGCAAGGTGGAGTTCATGTTTAGCCTCTGCAGGCTCCTTGGAGGTCAGCCTTGTTCTTGCTAGGAAGAGGGGAGCTGGGCCACCAGCCTCACCTCCCATGCTGGCTCCACCCGGCACTGCAGAGCCCCCGTGCACCAGGAGCACATTGCAGGCTGCAAAGCCATGAACACACGCTGCTCATTAATGCTGCTCCTCAGGCCTAAAGCGAGGCACCCAGGCCACATAGTCCACCCTCAGAGGCATGGGGCCAGCGGGAGATGCCTGCACACATTTTGGGAGCAGGATCAAGGCATTTGGGCAAAGAATGCCATGCTCCAAGCACTGAGAATTTGGTCTAGAATGGAAGTGTGGGCTGGGCAATCCCCTTTGCCCTGTGGACTGGCCATTTCATGGGGAGCAGTGTGGATCCCCAAGGTGCAGGGCCAGGGGTGGGGACTGCTCTTGTCAGATTGTAACAGCATCCTGGCCCAAACTTAGGGCTCTTTCCTACTGTGAGTCAGCTTGTCCCTTGCCTTAAAAGCCGGAAAACCAATATGGGTCACTTTGTGAGTGCTTGAGCATGGGCTGAGGCTGAACTGCAGTCACCTGGGGTCACTCAGGACCCAGGCTTTGTGTGGAGGGCAGGTGGGTAGCTGTGGCTGGAAGGTGACAGCAGAGGTTGCTCATTCAtgactcttcagaccttcctggaatTGCCACCCCTTTCACTTGGTGACAGAGGCCTGCTAGGAGCCTGTCTTTGGCCCCAGGAGTCACAGTGCTGGACAGCCTTTCCTCTTTGTCTTGCACAATCTGGGTGGACCCGCCCCAACCTCGCTGCAAAGGTGACTTGCTTACCTCCTGGCCAAGTTGCCAGCTGTGGGTGGGGGAGGCTCAGCCTTTGCCACAGATTCCTCCCATGGGTCCAAGGATTCCAGGTGCCACCACCAGGCCCAGGACTGTCAGAATGCTCAGCACTTGGTGATTTCTGTGGGTGACAGTGGGGTTGGGGGAACACCCCAGAACCTAGGGTCATCAGACCTGGCATGAGGTCTGGTCCTGTCCAGAATTTCCTGAGTGGCCTTAGACATGTCCCAACCCCCTC encodes the following:
- the Gpr26 gene encoding G-protein coupled receptor 26 produces the protein MNSWDAGLAGLLVGTMGVSLLSNALVLLCLLHSADIRRQAPALFTLNLTCGNLLCTVLNMPLTLAGVVAQRQPAGDRLCRLAAFLDTFLASNSMLSMAALSIDRWVAVVFPLSYRAKMRLRDAALMVAYTWLHALTFPAAALALSWLGFHQLYASCTLCSRRPEERLRFAVFTGAFHALSFLLSFVVLCFTYLKVLKVARFHCKRIDVITMQTLVLLVDIHPSVRERCLEEQKRRRQRATKKISTFIGTFLVCFGPYVITRLVEIFSAAPIGPHWGVLSKCLAYGKAASDPFVYCLLRHQYRRSCREILNRVLHRRSIRSSGLTGDSHSQNILPVSE